From Zingiber officinale cultivar Zhangliang chromosome 5B, Zo_v1.1, whole genome shotgun sequence, the proteins below share one genomic window:
- the LOC121986603 gene encoding uncharacterized protein LOC121986603, protein MICCGLEEFNSHLAPFYLIESNRIIMDKSWMFLPRQTEEYRNGVQSFLHFAFSNANINGMILCPCIRCKIGIFVSREVAFDHLTVDGFIKGYTHWVAHGEISYSTSTNSASVPSKNYADDMQGLVYEAFGISDNDNIISTSEFENDNEIPTGEAEKFYKLIDDSQKELYPGCKKFSKLAFMICLLHLKCLGKINNKIFDMLLDLLREAFPNAMDDLPKSYYEAEKLMKQIGLGYEKIDACPNDCTLYWRLDKERIQCETCSELRWETSENDSTGEKRKISRKVLWYFPIKPRLQRLFMSSKTASHMR, encoded by the exons Atgattt gtTGTGGATTGGAAGAATTTAATAGTCACCTTGCTCCTTTCTACCTAATCGAATCAAATAG gATCATTATGGATAAGAGTTGGATGTTTTTACCAAGACAAACTGAGGAGTATAGAAATGGTGTTCAAAGTttcttacattttgcattttctaATGCAAATATAAATGGAATGATTTTATGTCCATGTATACGGTGTAAGATTGGTATATTTGTTTCCAGAGAGGTTGCCTTTGATCATTTGacggttgatggatttatcaaaggTTATACTCATTGGGTAGCTCATGGAGAGATATCATATAGTACATCTACAAACTCTGCTTCTGTTCCATCTAAAAATTATGCAGATGATATGCAAGGTTTAGTTTATGAGGCATTTGGGATCTCAGACAATGATAATATAATTAGCACAtcagaatttgaaaatgataatgaGATTCCAACGGGAGAGGCTGagaaattctataaattaattgatgattcacaAAAAGAATTATATCCAGGATGCAAGAAATTCTCAAAACTTGCATTCATGATTTGCTTGCTTCACTTAAAGTGTCTAGGCAAAATTAATAATAAGATTTTTGATATGCTTTTAGATTTGTTGAGAGAAGCATTTCCTAATGCAATGGATGATTTGCCTAAGTCATACTATGAAGCAGAGAAATTGATGAAGCAAATAGGACTTGGTTATGAAAAGATTGatgcttgtcctaatgattgcACTTTGTACTGGAGATTGGATAAAGAAAGAATTCAATGTGAAACATGTAGTGAGCTCAGATGGGAAACATCCGAAAATGATTCAACCGGTGAAAAGAGAAAAATTTCACGTAAGGTTTTATGGTATTTTCCAATAAAGCCTAGATTGCAACGGTTGTTCATGTCATCCAAAACAGCATCCCATATGAGATGA